Proteins encoded within one genomic window of Hevea brasiliensis isolate MT/VB/25A 57/8 chromosome 8, ASM3005281v1, whole genome shotgun sequence:
- the LOC110652518 gene encoding nucleobase-ascorbate transporter 4 isoform X2 codes for MEGIDTCIPNCPYCQYSPTLYYFSFSSSPSQCPNCQNNWFTSNYGIPSSSTYAYESPPPPPLPPPPPPPPPPPPPPPPPQQQQSLKPPPPPPTRPQQGRRPPRRPSRTRSQIDAGLAEQYRKRQAQAMPRLTEVDIPIGDNPDWRDPSLYLMGLQFSIVIVWTAMIIPSTLAAVMGGGNVEKAEAIQSSLFTAAINTFSQILLGSQLPVVMQISEAFIIPAISIAISTNNKFSARLTPRQLAKCIEIGLPAVAIVIFSTQFLPYIWKPKRPMLVRSVVITISIAIAWTFAEILTVAGAYNNASQEKQNNCRTDRSGLIPAAPWIKVPNPFQWGYPTFEVRDIFLTMAASFVATIESIGTFSTSSRLGGEFRAKPPKLNGPIAIQTTKKDVDKKYSSIAKRKYRSALPISPDLLRYAIGLQGIGTLFDAVFGMGLGSTPSVDHSGLVGLTRVGSVRVTLVSAIFLLLFSTLGKLTAILASLPLSIVASLHIVFFPYVVSTGLEDLYYCELDRYRSKFILGISLFMGLSMNKYFNNYDLFSGQDLPLSRSSWFKEIMQVIFSSASTTATILAFLFDLLTPKEKLKKERPMARKEEEKKEDVVEPLRPLKEDWKIYTASTRSSWSTLGIRRSRMNG; via the exons ATGGAAGGCATCGATACCTGCATCCCAAACTGCCCTTATTGCCAGTATAGTCCAACACTTTACtacttctctttctcttcttctccttctcaaTGCCCTAATTGCCAAAATAATTGGTTTACATCCAACTACGGCATCCCCAGCTCTTCTACTTACGCTTATGAATCGCCACCTCCACCGCCtcttccacctccacctccacctccaccgcctcctccacctcctcctccacctcCACAACAACAACAATCATTGAAACCTCCGCCACCACCACCAACACGACCACAGCAAGGACGGCGACCACCGCGACGACCGTCCAGAACAAGAAGCCAGATAGATGCAGGTCTTGCAGAGCAATATCGAAAAAGACAGGCTCAGGCGATGCCCCGTCTAACTGAAGTTGACATTCCCATCGGAGATAATCCAGATTGGA GAGATCCATCACTTTATCTCATGGGATTGCAGTTTAGCATAGTGATCGTCTGGACTGCTATGATCATTCCCTCAACGCTTGCGGCGGTGATGGGTGGTGGCAAT GTTGAGAAAGCTGAAGCAATCCAAAGTTCGCTCTTTACAGCAGCGATAAACACGTTCTCGCAGATTTTGTTGGGTTCTCAACTTCCGGTGGTGATGCAAATATCCGAAGCTTTCATCATCCCAGCAATCTCCATTGCTATATCAACTAATAATAAATTTAGTGCGAGACTCACTCCTCGTCAG TTGGCAAAATGTATTGAAATTGGACTCCCAGCAGTGGCTATTGTGATTTTCTCAACCCAG TTCCTTCCCTATATTTGGAAACCAAAAAGACCTATGCTTGTTCGATCAGTTGTGATCACGATCTCGATTGCAATTGCATGGACCTTTGCAGAAATTTTGACCGTGGCTGGTGCATATAATAATGCATCTCAAGAGAAACAAAATAATTGTCGCACTGATCGTTCAGGGCTCATTCCTGCTGCACCTTG GATCAAGGTACCAAATCCATTTCAATGGGGCTATCCTACTTTTGAAGTTAGAGATATCTTTTTAACGATGGCTGCTTCATTTGTTGCCACCATTGAG TCCATAGGAACATTTTCCACCTCATCAAGATTAGGGGGAGAATTTCGTGCAAAACCCCCAAAACTCAATGGTCCAATTGCCATACAG ACTACTAAAAAAGATGTTGATAAAAAATATTCGTCGATAGCAAAGAGAAAGTATAGGAGTGCACTACCTATTTCGCCTGATCTACTCCGTTATGCTATTGGCTTACAG GGAATTGGAACTTTATTTGATGCAGTTTTTGGCATGGGACTTGGTTCCACTCCTTCAGT TGACCATTCTGGTTTAGTGGGATTAACAAGGGTTGGCAGCGTAAGGGTCACTCTCGTATCAGCAATTTTCTTACTTCTCTTTTCCACACTAG GAAAACTCACAGCTATTCTCGCTTCTTTACCTTTGTCAATTGTGGCATCTCTGCATATCGTCTTCTTCCCTTATGTGG TTTCAACAGGGCTTGAAGATCTCTATTACTGCGAATTGGATAGGTACAGGTCAAAGTTCATTCTAGGCATTTCTCTCTTTATGGGTCTCTCTATGAATAAATACTTcaataattatgatttattttctGGTCAAGATCTTCCTCTTTCTAGATCCTCCTGG TTCAAAGAAATAATGCAAGTAATTTTCTCATCCGCATCAACGACTGCAACTATATTAGCTTTCCTTTTTGATCTCCTAACTCCCAAAGAGAAGCTGAAGAAAGAGAGGCCAATGGCGAGGAAGGAGGAGGAGAAGAAGGAGGACGTGGTGGAGCCGTTGAGGCCGCTAAAGGAGGATTGGAAGATTTATACTGCTTCAACACGTTCAAGCTGGTCAACCTTAGGGATTCGTCGTTCTCGTATGAACGGATAG
- the LOC110652518 gene encoding nucleobase-ascorbate transporter 4 isoform X1: MEGIDTCIPNCPYCQYSPTLYYFSFSSSPSQCPNCQNNWFTSNYGIPSSSTYAYESPPPPPLPPPPPPPPPPPPPPPPPQQQQSLKPPPPPPTRPQQGRRPPRRPSRTRSQIDAGLAEQYRKRQAQAMPRLTEVDIPIGDNPDWRDPSLYLMGLQFSIVIVWTAMIIPSTLAAVMGGGNVEKAEAIQSSLFTAAINTFSQILLGSQLPVVMQISEAFIIPAISIAISTNNKFSARLTPRQMFKRSMRRIQGASIIGSFLQIIVGFSGLGGIFASKLTILSSIPLVTLTGLGLYDRGFPQLAKCIEIGLPAVAIVIFSTQFLPYIWKPKRPMLVRSVVITISIAIAWTFAEILTVAGAYNNASQEKQNNCRTDRSGLIPAAPWIKVPNPFQWGYPTFEVRDIFLTMAASFVATIESIGTFSTSSRLGGEFRAKPPKLNGPIAIQTTKKDVDKKYSSIAKRKYRSALPISPDLLRYAIGLQGIGTLFDAVFGMGLGSTPSVDHSGLVGLTRVGSVRVTLVSAIFLLLFSTLGKLTAILASLPLSIVASLHIVFFPYVVSTGLEDLYYCELDRYRSKFILGISLFMGLSMNKYFNNYDLFSGQDLPLSRSSWFKEIMQVIFSSASTTATILAFLFDLLTPKEKLKKERPMARKEEEKKEDVVEPLRPLKEDWKIYTASTRSSWSTLGIRRSRMNG, encoded by the exons ATGGAAGGCATCGATACCTGCATCCCAAACTGCCCTTATTGCCAGTATAGTCCAACACTTTACtacttctctttctcttcttctccttctcaaTGCCCTAATTGCCAAAATAATTGGTTTACATCCAACTACGGCATCCCCAGCTCTTCTACTTACGCTTATGAATCGCCACCTCCACCGCCtcttccacctccacctccacctccaccgcctcctccacctcctcctccacctcCACAACAACAACAATCATTGAAACCTCCGCCACCACCACCAACACGACCACAGCAAGGACGGCGACCACCGCGACGACCGTCCAGAACAAGAAGCCAGATAGATGCAGGTCTTGCAGAGCAATATCGAAAAAGACAGGCTCAGGCGATGCCCCGTCTAACTGAAGTTGACATTCCCATCGGAGATAATCCAGATTGGA GAGATCCATCACTTTATCTCATGGGATTGCAGTTTAGCATAGTGATCGTCTGGACTGCTATGATCATTCCCTCAACGCTTGCGGCGGTGATGGGTGGTGGCAAT GTTGAGAAAGCTGAAGCAATCCAAAGTTCGCTCTTTACAGCAGCGATAAACACGTTCTCGCAGATTTTGTTGGGTTCTCAACTTCCGGTGGTGATGCAAATATCCGAAGCTTTCATCATCCCAGCAATCTCCATTGCTATATCAACTAATAATAAATTTAGTGCGAGACTCACTCCTCGTCAG ATGTTTAAAAGATCAATGAGACGTATACAAGGAGCAAGTATTATTGGGTCCTTCCTTCAAATCATCGTTGGTTTCTCTGGTCTAGGGGGGATTTTCGCAAG CAAGCTTACCATTCTCTCTTCTATTCCTCTCGTGACTCTCACTGGACTTGGGCTTTATGACCGTGGATTCCCGCAG TTGGCAAAATGTATTGAAATTGGACTCCCAGCAGTGGCTATTGTGATTTTCTCAACCCAG TTCCTTCCCTATATTTGGAAACCAAAAAGACCTATGCTTGTTCGATCAGTTGTGATCACGATCTCGATTGCAATTGCATGGACCTTTGCAGAAATTTTGACCGTGGCTGGTGCATATAATAATGCATCTCAAGAGAAACAAAATAATTGTCGCACTGATCGTTCAGGGCTCATTCCTGCTGCACCTTG GATCAAGGTACCAAATCCATTTCAATGGGGCTATCCTACTTTTGAAGTTAGAGATATCTTTTTAACGATGGCTGCTTCATTTGTTGCCACCATTGAG TCCATAGGAACATTTTCCACCTCATCAAGATTAGGGGGAGAATTTCGTGCAAAACCCCCAAAACTCAATGGTCCAATTGCCATACAG ACTACTAAAAAAGATGTTGATAAAAAATATTCGTCGATAGCAAAGAGAAAGTATAGGAGTGCACTACCTATTTCGCCTGATCTACTCCGTTATGCTATTGGCTTACAG GGAATTGGAACTTTATTTGATGCAGTTTTTGGCATGGGACTTGGTTCCACTCCTTCAGT TGACCATTCTGGTTTAGTGGGATTAACAAGGGTTGGCAGCGTAAGGGTCACTCTCGTATCAGCAATTTTCTTACTTCTCTTTTCCACACTAG GAAAACTCACAGCTATTCTCGCTTCTTTACCTTTGTCAATTGTGGCATCTCTGCATATCGTCTTCTTCCCTTATGTGG TTTCAACAGGGCTTGAAGATCTCTATTACTGCGAATTGGATAGGTACAGGTCAAAGTTCATTCTAGGCATTTCTCTCTTTATGGGTCTCTCTATGAATAAATACTTcaataattatgatttattttctGGTCAAGATCTTCCTCTTTCTAGATCCTCCTGG TTCAAAGAAATAATGCAAGTAATTTTCTCATCCGCATCAACGACTGCAACTATATTAGCTTTCCTTTTTGATCTCCTAACTCCCAAAGAGAAGCTGAAGAAAGAGAGGCCAATGGCGAGGAAGGAGGAGGAGAAGAAGGAGGACGTGGTGGAGCCGTTGAGGCCGCTAAAGGAGGATTGGAAGATTTATACTGCTTCAACACGTTCAAGCTGGTCAACCTTAGGGATTCGTCGTTCTCGTATGAACGGATAG
- the LOC131182076 gene encoding classical arabinogalactan protein 9-like yields the protein MIPPNPDSPPQATPPPPPTTTYKRKVRSKSVRPISSAPPLSKRKEPPTPFSEPPPKNPKPQPPHKPNHPLPAKSKWFSLPHSDIAQPAAETEPIAQPEAQPFPSPHKDSTTYPTPRCTETPAAFSPTPPTSEPSSSTPLRIQH from the exons CTCCCAAtcccgattcccctccacaagcgacacccccaccacctcccacaACCACCTATAAGCGGAAAGTTAGGTCGAAATCTGTGCGACCAATATCCTCTGCCCCTCCTCTATccaaacgcaaagaaccacccaccccaTTTTCAGAACCACCACCCAAAAACCCAAAACCTCAGCCTCcacacaagccaaatcaccctcttccagcaaaaagcaaat GGTTCAGTTTACCACATTCTGATATTGCACAacctgcagcagaaactgagcccattgcacaaccagaagcccAACCTTTCCCATCACCCCACAAAGACTCTACAACCTACCCCACCCCTCGATGCACAGAGACCCCAGCAGCCTTCTCGCCCACACCTCCTACAAgtgaaccttcctcatccaccCCTCtccgcattcaacactaa